The Zea mays cultivar B73 chromosome 7, Zm-B73-REFERENCE-NAM-5.0, whole genome shotgun sequence DNA segment TTGAGGCGCAGCGGTCAGGTACACCCTCCTGCCGGAGTTGCTGTACCCTTTCAGGTATCTCGCAAGATCATCCCAGTGCTGGTTTGTGCCGCCCTCGATGTCGAAGTCTATGCCATCAAGGACCGCATCACCCAAGGGGCGCGAAGATGACTGACCCCCCAAGAAATTGTTCCACAAGTACGTCGCAACATCCTTGGCGTCCGCGGCTGAGGAAAGGTAGTAGCTGCCCGCACCGCCGCCGATGGAGAGCATGACCTTGACACCGCTGCTCTGGCACGACTTGATGTCGCCGCTGAGGCTTGCGCAGCCGCCGTTTGTCGGGTCACAGTGGCCTGCCAGGTTGAGCACAGGAGGCTGGCCATTGCCAAAGGCTGCCAGGAATGCCAAGTTGACGAACCTGTAGTTGCCGGTGGCGCAGGTGTCGGCCAGTGTGCCCTCGCCACCATTCTGGCCCCAGTATATGGAAATGCTACCAGCTTGTGATCCAACAGTCTGCGCAACAGCTACTGCAATCAGCAGCAGTGGCACCAGCGATGATCCGGTTGCCATGTGTGGTGATTGTTTTGCTCTGCAGTGGTGATTGTTTTGCTCTGTGTTGTGAGATTAGGATGCAAGGGCTGCTCTATATATTGGGCGGATTGGAAGTGTGAAACTGGTTACTGCCATTATTGTTTATGATCCTGCGTGACCTTTTGGGAGTTGGACTGTAATTTCTATTGATTGAGTGAGACTGGGTGAACACATCTGAAAGGATTCGGTTGGCAACTTCACAGTTCAGATGAACGTGAACGATGTTCTGATTTGACTCTGAATAGATGCCAGCTGATGAACGTCTtcaaaagaaaaattcttctgtgATGAAATGACCTCGTCAAAATAAAAAATTCTTTTTGTGTGCATTCATGATGTTCATCAGCTTCTGTAATTTGATTTGTACACCTAATAAAAATCCTTCTGTGATGAAATCGTATAGGGGTCTGTTGACGCCTTTTTTGAGGtgccaattactcaagagaaccagcggcggtgctctctgcacaggggcggacggtccgggcgcgggggccggacggtccgcggcctggcgcgaggcggcggtgctctctggtcaggcgcggacggtccgcggcacagggccggacgttccgcgacctggtgcaggagctcgggttccctgcctgacggccggacggtccgcgccctagggccggacggtccgcgcgtgcgcaggggcggtggaagatcgccggcggcgcctggatctcgctcccgggagggaccccgtcgtggaggagagatcctaggagttgtctaggctcgggtagaccgacctagactcctctaatcgacgtagagtcgaggagaggcggagaatttggggattggaaggctaaactagggctaaactagaactactcctaagataaaatgcgaaatagaagttgtattgattcgattgttgattacaaatcggccgtagacctctctttttatagaggaggggggctggaccctttacacgactggattccgatctaattccgcaaatctagccaacaaacatagcacaaaactcggaaccctaaactgctctgcacacgcgcggaccgtccggcccacaggcgcggactgtccgaaccgcggaccgtccggcctcagggccggaccgtccgctcgctcAATTTggggctcaacatatgcccccctgccttttggtggagctgagtaaaccaaaagcaactaactcgatgtgattacatcggttctcttaggcatcttgccacatactaggatggtactgtttgaggaaacgtccattcaaagccttaggcaagtccttgccttgtaatgtttgtagtaaataggcgttGCCGGACATCacatgttttactttataaggaccttcccagcttggtgaccatttcccgaacttccggtctttattccttagaggcagaatggtcttccacaccaggtcccctacttgaaatgattttgctttgaccttcttgttgtaggccctggctaccatgatcttgtccttttctattgctcctaaagctatcatcctcttgtcggtcacctcatcaatattatcaatcattgaatcataataatcagtagcagttagatcattttgtctggcgaacctgacagcattcaaacttatttccacaggcaacactgcttcctgcccatagacaag contains these protein-coding regions:
- the LOC103632226 gene encoding acidic endochitinase → MATGSSLVPLLLIAVAVAQTVGSQAGSISIYWGQNGGEGTLADTCATGNYRFVNLAFLAAFGNGQPPVLNLAGHCDPTNGGCASLSGDIKSCQSSGVKVMLSIGGGAGSYYLSSAADAKDVATYLWNNFLGGQSSSRPLGDAVLDGIDFDIEGGTNQHWDDLARYLKGYSNSGRRVYLTAAPQCPFPDSWVGGALNTGLFDYVWVQFYNNPPCQYSSGSTTDLADAWKQWLSIPAKQIFLGLPASPQAAGSGFIPADDLKSQVLPLIKSSGKYGGIMLWSKYYDDQDGYSSSVKSDV